Proteins co-encoded in one Methylomonas albis genomic window:
- the mutY gene encoding A/G-specific adenine glycosylase, translating into MSPEQFQQKLFIWFDMHGRKDLPWQLEINPYRVWVSEIMLQQTQVVSVIAYFNRFVARFPTVQSLASAELDEVLQHWSGLGYYARARNLHKTAQIVADNAGAFPQTVAELSALPGIGRSTAGAILSIACGQSQPILDGNVKRVLARFHAVHGWPGENKVAARLWQISQRYTPRQRTGDYTQAMMDLGATLCTRSKPLCEVCPVAAGCQARQLGLVKHLPGSKPRKDLPVKQLYFLLLVDDENRILLERRPPTGIWGGLWSLPEFADPQALQDWCLHGNYRIHTSQTLPSQRHSFSHYHLDYIPLLATLENPINNVMEGERTVWYKTADINTLGLPAPIKRLLQQHFTEDQNDEND; encoded by the coding sequence ATGTCCCCTGAACAATTCCAACAAAAACTCTTCATCTGGTTTGATATGCACGGTCGCAAAGATTTGCCTTGGCAACTGGAGATTAATCCCTATCGAGTCTGGGTGTCTGAGATTATGTTGCAGCAAACTCAAGTAGTCAGCGTGATTGCTTATTTCAATCGATTTGTCGCCAGATTTCCAACAGTGCAAAGCCTGGCAAGCGCAGAACTGGACGAGGTGTTACAGCACTGGTCCGGGCTTGGCTATTATGCTCGCGCCAGGAACCTGCACAAAACCGCGCAAATCGTTGCGGACAATGCCGGTGCATTTCCGCAAACAGTAGCAGAGCTCAGCGCTTTGCCCGGTATCGGCCGCTCCACAGCCGGGGCGATACTCAGCATCGCATGTGGGCAAAGCCAGCCTATCCTGGACGGCAACGTCAAACGCGTGCTGGCGCGGTTTCATGCCGTGCATGGCTGGCCTGGCGAGAATAAAGTGGCTGCACGGCTTTGGCAAATTAGTCAGCGTTATACGCCGAGGCAAAGAACCGGAGATTACACGCAGGCAATGATGGATTTGGGCGCCACGCTCTGCACCCGTAGCAAACCGTTATGCGAAGTTTGTCCGGTCGCTGCTGGCTGTCAGGCAAGGCAGTTGGGCTTGGTAAAGCATTTGCCTGGTTCCAAGCCCCGCAAGGATTTACCGGTAAAACAATTATATTTTTTGCTGTTAGTGGATGACGAAAACCGGATATTGCTGGAAAGGCGGCCGCCGACCGGTATTTGGGGAGGTCTTTGGAGCTTACCGGAGTTTGCCGATCCACAGGCTTTGCAAGATTGGTGTTTACACGGTAATTATCGAATTCATACATCGCAAACCTTGCCTAGCCAGCGTCACAGTTTTTCGCACTATCATCTGGATTACATCCCGCTGCTGGCGACACTGGAAAACCCCATAAACAATGTGATGGAAGGTGAGCGGACGGTTTGGTATAAAACTGCCGATATTAATACTTTAGGTCTACCGGCGCCGATCAAGCGTCTGCTGCAACAACATTTCACAGAGGATCAAAATGACGAGAATGATTAA
- a CDS encoding oxidative damage protection protein yields MTRMIKCVKLGVEAEGLDSPPFPGVNGQRIFDHVSKQAWKDWLAMQTMIINEQRLSSFDPAAKKILETEREKFLFAGGFELPEGYVPKKD; encoded by the coding sequence ATGACGAGAATGATTAAATGCGTAAAACTGGGCGTTGAGGCTGAAGGCCTTGATTCACCGCCATTTCCGGGTGTCAACGGCCAACGCATTTTCGATCATGTATCGAAACAGGCCTGGAAAGACTGGTTGGCGATGCAAACCATGATCATAAACGAGCAGCGGCTGTCCAGTTTCGATCCAGCCGCAAAAAAGATATTGGAAACCGAGCGCGAGAAATTTTTGTTTGCCGGTGGCTTCGAATTGCCGGAGGGCTATGTGCCTAAAAAGGATTAG
- the lpdA gene encoding dihydrolipoyl dehydrogenase, giving the protein MSNSVTHAEVLVLGGGPGGYTAAFRAADLGKQVVLVERYPVLGGVCLNVGCIPSKALLHAAQVIHEAEAMAEHGVSFGKPNIDLDQIRAWKQSVSQSLNQGLGKLAKQRKVTVINGVGKFAAANSLTVTSEAGVQTVTFDNAIIAAGSQPTKIPSFPHDDPRVWDSTDALELKTVPENLLIVGGGIIGLEMATVYHALGSKISVVELMDQIIPGCDKDLVTPLQRKIKKQYENLWLQTSVKAMEATDAGIKVTMEGKNAPESEVFDAVLVAVGRRPNGKLIDADKAGVNVDERGFIPVDKQGRTNISNIFAIGDIVGNPMLAHKATHEGKIAAEVIAGHKAGFDALTIPSVAYTDPEVAWMGLTETQAQQQGVEFNKAVFPWAASGRSLALGRSEGITKILTDKTTGRVLGAGFTGPGAGELVAEAVLALEMGADATDISLSIHPHPTLSETFAFAAEMIEGTITDLYVKK; this is encoded by the coding sequence ATGAGCAATTCTGTCACGCATGCCGAAGTTTTAGTACTGGGCGGCGGCCCCGGCGGTTACACTGCTGCGTTTCGCGCCGCTGATTTGGGCAAGCAAGTCGTGTTGGTCGAACGCTACCCGGTATTGGGCGGGGTTTGTTTGAATGTTGGCTGTATTCCGTCCAAAGCCTTGCTTCACGCCGCGCAAGTGATACACGAAGCGGAAGCCATGGCCGAACATGGCGTCAGTTTCGGTAAACCCAACATCGATCTTGACCAGATCCGCGCCTGGAAACAAAGCGTCAGCCAAAGTCTGAATCAAGGCCTGGGCAAATTGGCCAAACAACGCAAAGTTACGGTAATCAATGGCGTCGGCAAATTCGCCGCCGCGAACAGCTTAACCGTGACCAGCGAGGCCGGCGTACAAACCGTCACATTCGATAACGCGATTATTGCCGCCGGCTCGCAACCAACCAAAATCCCCAGCTTTCCGCATGACGACCCGCGCGTTTGGGATTCCACCGATGCATTGGAACTGAAAACGGTTCCGGAAAATCTGCTGATCGTCGGCGGTGGCATCATCGGCCTGGAAATGGCGACGGTTTATCATGCGCTGGGTTCGAAAATCAGCGTCGTTGAGTTGATGGATCAGATTATCCCCGGCTGCGATAAAGACTTGGTCACGCCGCTGCAACGCAAGATCAAAAAACAGTATGAAAACCTGTGGTTGCAAACCAGCGTCAAGGCGATGGAAGCTACCGACGCCGGCATTAAAGTCACGATGGAAGGTAAAAATGCACCGGAATCGGAAGTGTTCGATGCGGTGTTGGTCGCTGTCGGCCGCCGGCCGAACGGGAAACTGATCGATGCCGACAAAGCCGGCGTGAACGTCGACGAACGCGGCTTCATCCCAGTGGACAAGCAAGGTCGTACCAACATCAGCAATATTTTTGCGATCGGCGACATCGTCGGTAATCCGATGCTGGCCCACAAAGCCACGCACGAAGGCAAGATCGCCGCTGAAGTGATTGCTGGCCATAAAGCCGGTTTCGATGCACTAACCATTCCATCGGTCGCTTATACCGATCCCGAAGTAGCATGGATGGGCTTAACCGAAACCCAGGCGCAGCAACAAGGCGTGGAATTCAATAAGGCTGTGTTTCCATGGGCTGCCAGTGGCAGGTCTCTGGCGCTAGGTCGTAGTGAAGGTATTACCAAAATCCTCACCGACAAAACCACCGGTCGCGTTCTCGGTGCCGGCTTTACCGGGCCTGGCGCTGGAGAATTGGTGGCAGAAGCGGTGCTGGCTTTGGAAATGGGCGCGGATGCAACCGATATTAGTTTGAGCATCCACCCGCATCCAACGTTGTCAGAAACCTTTGCGTTTGCGGCGGAGATGATAGAGGGGACGATTACCGACCTGTATGTAAAGAAATAG
- a CDS encoding globin family protein, whose translation MNATAAPQIQALRATLNDQALIGKIVDVLYAKMLDDYRINRFFFTRPAAEQAEALKAYLRVYFNSFNSADEQVLEALDTYFTTAFARTNAKPSLVTGNDFAFLLDIVGGQEIRNITLLSPSHCFLIKLGPDDFHYDIVMEHLADSLKQLNIADDLAYQMLALAEKGRHGLLARGVEVKKAA comes from the coding sequence ATGAACGCAACCGCAGCTCCACAGATACAAGCTTTGCGTGCTACGCTCAACGACCAAGCCCTGATAGGTAAAATAGTCGATGTGTTGTATGCAAAAATGCTGGATGACTACCGCATAAACCGCTTCTTTTTCACCCGGCCTGCTGCGGAGCAGGCGGAGGCCTTAAAGGCATATTTAAGGGTTTACTTCAATAGTTTCAATAGTGCCGACGAGCAAGTATTGGAGGCATTGGATACGTATTTTACTACTGCGTTTGCTCGCACTAATGCCAAACCTAGCTTGGTCACCGGCAATGATTTTGCGTTCCTGCTGGATATTGTCGGTGGGCAAGAGATCAGAAACATTACTTTGTTAAGCCCCTCCCATTGTTTTTTGATCAAGCTCGGACCTGACGACTTCCATTACGACATTGTGATGGAACATTTGGCCGACTCTTTAAAACAACTGAATATTGCCGACGATCTGGCCTATCAAATGCTGGCTTTGGCAGAGAAAGGCAGACATGGTCTTTTGGCTAGAGGCGTAGAAGTTAAGAAAGCCGCTTGA
- a CDS encoding 2-oxo acid dehydrogenase subunit E2, protein MSSLIEIKVPDVGNVPEIDIVEVLIKPGDVVTVEQTLAVMETDKATMDLPSSAAGTIKTVHIKPGDKVSEGTLIATLEVGEAAVAAPVEPAPAATAAPVEPTPAPVVEVPKIEPAQPVTVPAAPVAASSEGFKAHATPSVRLFARELGVDLSKIQTGSGRKGRILQDDVKSFVKQAMASGGSTSGGAGIPAIPAVDFTQFGEIEEKPLSKIKRLTGQNLTRVWLNLPLVTYHDEVAIDAMEDFRKSVNAGLAKDAVKVTGLIFIMKALVAAMQKYPSFNSSLSPDGEKLIFKHYFHIGIAVDTPNGLVVPVIRDVDKKGIFQLSNELAEKSELARTGKLKPADMQGGCMTISSLGGIGGTAFTPIVNAPEVAILGVTRSKVQPVWNGSSFDPKLMLPLDITYDHRVIDGAEGARFMEALKANLGDIRRLLL, encoded by the coding sequence ATGAGTTCTTTAATCGAAATAAAGGTCCCCGACGTCGGCAATGTCCCTGAAATCGACATCGTCGAAGTGCTGATCAAGCCTGGCGACGTGGTCACTGTGGAGCAAACTTTGGCGGTGATGGAAACTGACAAAGCCACCATGGACTTACCGTCCAGTGCCGCCGGCACCATTAAAACCGTCCATATCAAGCCGGGCGACAAAGTCTCCGAGGGCACACTGATAGCCACGCTTGAAGTAGGTGAGGCAGCTGTTGCGGCGCCAGTCGAACCTGCGCCGGCCGCCACTGCAGCCCCAGTTGAACCAACTCCGGCACCGGTCGTGGAAGTCCCAAAAATTGAACCCGCACAACCTGTCACGGTGCCTGCTGCGCCTGTCGCAGCGAGCAGTGAAGGTTTCAAAGCGCACGCCACGCCCAGCGTCAGACTGTTTGCCCGCGAGTTGGGCGTTGATCTGAGCAAAATCCAAACCGGTAGCGGCCGCAAGGGCCGTATCTTGCAAGACGATGTGAAAAGCTTTGTCAAACAAGCGATGGCATCCGGCGGATCAACCAGCGGCGGCGCAGGCATACCGGCCATTCCAGCAGTCGATTTCACCCAATTCGGCGAAATCGAGGAAAAACCGCTCAGCAAAATCAAACGTCTGACCGGCCAAAATCTGACTCGCGTCTGGCTGAATCTGCCTTTGGTGACCTATCACGACGAAGTGGCCATCGATGCCATGGAAGACTTCCGTAAGTCGGTAAACGCCGGCTTGGCGAAGGATGCCGTCAAAGTTACCGGTCTGATCTTCATCATGAAGGCGCTGGTGGCGGCGATGCAAAAATATCCATCTTTCAACAGCTCCCTGTCTCCGGATGGCGAAAAGCTGATTTTCAAACATTATTTCCATATCGGCATTGCCGTCGACACCCCGAACGGCTTGGTGGTACCGGTGATCCGCGACGTAGATAAAAAAGGCATTTTTCAGCTTTCCAATGAACTGGCCGAGAAAAGCGAATTGGCCAGAACCGGCAAATTGAAACCTGCCGACATGCAGGGCGGCTGCATGACGATCTCCAGCCTGGGAGGCATCGGCGGCACGGCGTTTACGCCTATCGTCAACGCGCCGGAAGTGGCGATTTTGGGCGTCACCCGCTCGAAAGTGCAACCGGTCTGGAATGGTTCGAGCTTCGATCCTAAGCTGATGCTGCCGCTGGATATTACTTACGACCACCGCGTCATAGACGGTGCCGAAGGCGCGCGTTTCATGGAAGCGCTGAAAGCCAATTTGGGCGATATTCGGCGTTTGTTGTTGTAA
- a CDS encoding REP-associated tyrosine transposase: MSDYRRVFVPGGNYFFTVVTYRRRPVFELPENIELLRTAFKRVMAEKPFKIDAMVILPDHCHCIWQLPVSDQDFSGRWREIKKYVSKRIGAVGKRPGERDIWQRRFWEHQIRDEDDWRRHMDYIHYNPVKHGLAPSPIDWPYSSFKKAVKAGWYDVDWQERSTGFDC; encoded by the coding sequence ATGAGCGACTACCGGCGAGTATTCGTACCGGGCGGCAATTATTTTTTCACCGTGGTGACATACCGCCGCCGTCCCGTTTTCGAATTGCCGGAAAATATCGAATTATTGCGAACCGCGTTCAAACGGGTGATGGCGGAAAAGCCTTTCAAAATTGACGCCATGGTAATTCTCCCCGATCATTGTCATTGTATTTGGCAATTACCCGTCAGCGACCAGGATTTTTCCGGACGTTGGCGCGAAATCAAAAAATACGTTTCCAAACGCATTGGCGCGGTGGGAAAACGTCCTGGCGAAAGGGATATTTGGCAACGCCGTTTTTGGGAACACCAGATTCGCGACGAAGATGACTGGCGGCGACACATGGATTATATTCATTACAATCCGGTCAAGCATGGCTTGGCGCCATCGCCCATTGATTGGCCCTATTCTTCGTTCAAAAAGGCGGTCAAGGCCGGATGGTACGACGTTGACTGGCAGGAACGCTCAACCGGATTCGATTGTTGA